The Drosophila sechellia strain sech25 chromosome 2R, ASM438219v1, whole genome shotgun sequence nucleotide sequence AGAGCCTTGGACGTCTTGTTGTCCTACGTAGTTAGGGCCAGCATCTTTTCAGTTAAGTTTGGAGTATGGGTAACcttaaagtaaaatatattaggataataaaattaaacttaaacGATCGCTTCTGTGAGTAATAATTGAGGCTGCTTGTAAAATGAATACATTACCCGGCATAATTAATGAATACAATTCCAAAATACTTACCATTTTCTTAAAAACTAGCACTCAATTAAAATCGCTTATGCTTCTCACAAAAATCTAGTCGCAAGTGATCCTCGTTGTTTTTCAAAAGCCGATAAATTGTGGAACTACATCGACCATTGTCGATCGAACCAATATATTAAAGTCTTTTAAGCATTTGAAGAACTATTAATGCAAAAATAGTGGCGGGATAGTATTGAGGATATTAAAACGAGGGAAGTGgatattttgaatttgatCACCGTCTGTCTTTAATCTGAATTCACAATGAAATGCAACAGGTCTTTTAAAATGAGCATTTGAGGGCATGAGCCACCACCAGCCATTAAAAAACGAAGCATGAGTTTCACATTTGTACAAAATCATTTcggccaaactaaaggtgttTTATTCAGACGATAAACAGTACTATCAATATGGAGTTCCTCGACTAGCGAGGTCGGACTGCTTAGTGACCCGCGGTGGCGGCCTTGGCAGCGATCTCGTCCTCCTTAGCATGCAGGGCGATGAGCTCCTGCTTCTTGGTGGCGATACGCTCCTCGCGGCGCTTGCGGGCCTCGCGCACCTTCTGTCGGCGAGCCTCGGCCTGATCAGCCAGCATCTTGCTGCGCTGCTTCTCAGCCTTCTTCTTGTGGATGTACTCCATGAGGACGCGCTTGTTCTTGAACACGTTACCCTTGCACTTCATGTACAGGTCGTGGTACAGGTGCCTGTCAATCTTCTTGCTGTCGCGGTACTTCTTCAACAGGCGGCGCAGAACGCGCTGGCGCTGCATCCACAGCAGCTTGGTAGGCATGCGGGCGTTCGCAGTACCCTTGCGCTTTCCGAATCCGCAGTGACGTCCCTTGCGGCGGGCCTCGGTGTTTTTGCGCACACGGTAACGGGAGTGGACCACGACGGGCTTCTTGATGATCAGACCATCCTTGATAAGCTTGCGAATGTTCTGACCTGGAATGGGATAACAACACAGTTAGCTGGACTGTCTATTCGACCATTTAGTCCATTTCTACTCACGCGAGTTTGTGTTAGCGATCTCGTTGATTTCATTGGGGTCCAACCAGACCTTCTTCTTGCCGCATCGCAGCACGGAGGCTGCGAGCCTCTTCTGGAGCTTTAGAGAACTGCAAAGGAGGGTAACTTGTTAGTCCATCATTTCGAAAGTAGCGTGCTGGGATGCGCCTATcagcttgtgtgtgtgtgcatgagCGGCGCATGTTCGGTTATTTCACAACTGCCGGAAAACAGAATGGCACTTGTCCGACCGGCAGCCGCATCATACGGCACGCGTTCGCCCGGCACACTTTGCAAACATTTAGACGCCGCGAGCGCAACTTTTCGCTCATATTTACGAACACAAATCTACCTCATGCTGTCGACCTCGTCGTGGCTgggaaagaaagaaaaatttgACAGCCGGAAGTCAGCACCATTTTCTGAAGGGTGCTATCGATACATCGATAACGGACTCGGGGGTCTGGCAACGCCTCGGGGATGTACTAGTTTGAGCGGAGTGGcaagatttatttaaaaatattattaaataacaaATACTTTGTGCAGTTTCCAGCACTGTGCATGTGCAAAATCCGCCCATATTTATATTGTTCGAATTCAGTTAGAGCCATTAAGTAACGAAGCTtggtatattttgtttatccATCTGCGGTCACACTAAATTGgctaagaaaaacaaaaacaactttTTATTCCAGGTGCAGCTGTTCAGACTGCACTTTCTGCAATGCAGCACACGCTTATACGCTGCTTGGGCATGGCCCGGATATCCCTGACGCGTTTGCAGCCCAGACCCACAGTGGCAGCCTCCAGGGGACAGGAAGCTGGCTCCATCACCACCTCCATCTCGAAGCCAACACAACCGGTCAGACGATCTTTCGCCTCGCTGCCGCAGGAGCAAGACAAGAAGGATCAGAATGCCAGAGAAAGCCTCAACCGCCTGCCTCGCCTAATGGACTTTCCGGAGATCGTGTGGCCATCGGCGCTGAACTCGTTGAAGAATTGGATCACCATACAGTTCATAATTCGACCCTACTTCGACAGCGAGTTTCAACTCAAGGACTTCATATACGGCGCCAAGCAAGCGCTGCAGGTGCGTCATGGTCCGGCTATCATGAAGTGTAATGATTGTTAATCCCTGATAGGTAGTATCCTCAAAACTAATGGGCGGCGACCTAGACTCCCTGGACAATCTTGTCTCGCCCGAGGCGATCGCAGAGCTTAGGCCGGTAATCCAAAAACTGTCAATGACGCAACGGAGGCAGCTGGAAATCAGTGAGAGCGACATATACCTCAGCTTTCCATATCAGGTAGGTATTATGTTTGACGATGCAAGCGACAAGCTGCAGAAGCGTTTCGTAGAGATCACCATGGTGTTTCACGTAATGCGTGGTCTATCCGAGATGCGGGAACGCGGCGAGGAAATACCCTGGAACATGGGGTAAGTTTGGACTGCCACTGCCCGAAAGCTAAGCTCCTCCTCATACCCATTTGTTGCAGGACCCTTCCCGAGTACCAGGACAAGGTTTTCATCTGCAACTACCGTTTTGTGAAAGAGTTCACCGCTGGGCACCAATCGGACTGGACCGTAAATGTGGCCAACCAGTTTAGGGCCATCGACCTTATTAACGAGACCAAATAACATCGGTCCATGGCTACCACCACCGGCACTGTTCGCCGACTCATAGCATATATTGGCGTAAGCCACCGCCTTCGTTGGAATAAAAGTTTCGTTTTCCGCATTTAAgtataaaaaactaaaatcTTTACTGTGGATCTCAGGTTTAAATTAGGTTCATGTGAAATGAGTGCATTTGGCTGCAGATGCTGGACGAGCAAAGCGCTCAGTGTCCCTCGTGCTTTGCTCTGTAGATGCCTTGGGGATCGTACTTGTTCAGGAGCAGCTTCCATTCGGCGGCTTTGTTGGCGCGAAGGTAGTTGATTACCTTCTGTGAGTTTTTGCGTTGGACCTCCGTGCACTTTGAGCAGTCGGAATGCAGGGCGTCGGGTAGAAGACGCTTCAGTTCACGGCCCTCTGGTGTGCATGCGCCCTTGTCCATCAGGCACTTAAGATAATTACCCAACACTCGGTTGTTGGTCAGAACTTCATCCACGTTGACACTGTCGTACTTGTTGGTGTAGGTTTTTTCAGGGGCGGCGGCCGCAAGACCGACAATAACACAGAACACTAGAGCTAGTGAGGCTTTCATCTTGGAGGATTATCTGGAAAGGCAGGTGAGAAATTCGAATTATTAAAGGTAAGCCACGAAACACACGTCCTAAAATGAGGGATTTTTGGTTTCCGGGTAAGCGGATAATAAGAAGGCGTCAGTCAGTCTCGACTTTTCTGTGTTTTTGACGCATGTCGAAGAATCATCCAAAGCGGTTAGTGGTCTGCCCACCAGCTCATGCATTATTTATGGCCCTTGGCATATATATCGCATATGCATACTAATTGGCGGTCGTTtggatttaatatttttgaaaagattTCACAATTTCACCGACAACAAGTAGTCTTAGCAGCTTTCGACTTCTTTGCGTCCAATATGCGAATCCGTGCTAGCCCGTGGCCATATGTTTGGTTTTCGCAATCCTTGATCCATGAGGTGCAGCACCCTCATTTCCTCGGGTGCTTGGCCTGACCAGGGCGAACTAAACACGGCTTGAACAATGGCTTACTCACTTCTCTTCCGGTGGTTTTCGGTGGCCCGGGTGCAGTTGTGGTACGATCAAAGGCGCAACTCGAATTGCGAGCAGTTAGCCCGCTGGCCTCGCTTTTATACCAGGAGCTTTAGCGGCTCATACACTGAGCGCAATGATCAGCTCTCTGGCGTCCGGAGCTTTAGCAGGCAGGGAGCAGGCGGCGGGTTTGGCCAAGTCGCGGCACAGCGTAGACCCAAAGCAGGCAAACCGAACCGGATTTTCGATGACTGACTTAAGGTTTTTTCAGCCGAATTTCGGCAAGTGGTCCGAGGCTCGGACCAGCGGTTCAAAGGGTGGAATGAAATGCGAGTTTTATCACAGATTTATCTCTCAGACCCTGGTCGTTTGTTTACCCGTTCACGTACGAAATTCATAGGAAAAGCATTGACGTAcgtgaaaattgaaatttacatGTTGATTTTGCCAGTTGGTTTTAGTGGCTCCGAGACTCGCAGCTGCTGAATCGGCTCGGATCAGCTTGGAGTTGGGTTTCCAACTCTTTCCCGACATAACGAGCGCATTTGGTAGTGCTAGAGTTGTTGTCGCTGTGTTGTAATCACTTTtatgcatttccatttccctttTAATTATCTTTGGCGTCATGAATCGCACGCACCACTCTAGACTGAACCAGATTTCGAAAGCTCATCGGTCGGGGCGAGAGTTATTGGGTTTTGTTTTGGCGCAGCCCGACCGATTCCAACTGGTCTGCCTTAGTAATCGGGATTTACCCCTGTCCAGGTGGACAATTCGGACAGCTTGCTGGGGGTTTTTCGGCGACAACCATTGGCGGTCGTCCGCACTTGGAACTGATCTCGCTAATGGAGCGCGGTGCAGCCCGAAATTACTAGTATGGTGGGGCAAACAATAATTGGCCATAAAGCCAAAATACACTTCATACCCTCGTATAATTATGAGCATTTTACGACTCTGACGCAGGCGATTCTACTGATTGGCTGGCTCGGTGGATCAGCTCCGCTCCGTCTGGTCTTGGAGGTCAATAAATCACCAGCGCTGACTCTTCACCTGTGACATTACTCTCGTGCCAATTAAACAAACAACTTTCAGCTTGTCCGCGGTGATTAGCATTTAAATTGGGGCATCCTTAGCCCCGAGCACTGGGTGTTCGTATTGATTTATGCAAATCGCGAGCGCGCGATCGGAAAGGAAAAAAACTCCCGGACGCCGTACGCGGAGGAGGGCTTAACGGGTCCAACAGGTCCAAGGTGCCGAGGGGCCAAGGGTGTCTTACCTTGAAGTCGGACAGGGCATCAGCACTGAAGCCAGGGAAGATCATGCGACATGTGCAAAAGTTCAGGTTCAggaaggagaaggagaagtaagcaaggcaaacaaaagtaaacaaaacgCAAAATCCACAACAACGGCGGCTCAGAGGCTGAAGAAATACTaacaataaaaagtaaatGCACAGATTGTATAAAACGCAAAATAAATCTTCAGTACGTGCCCAAGTTTCCAGTGTCACGCCGCACGGCACAAGAGGCGGGGCGAATCAAACAGAGCCGCGACCTCAAATCGCCTGGTTGGCGACGAAGGCGGAGGGGGCAGAGGAGCGCTTGGACCTGGTCGTCTGACTGGCTGACAGATAAGGTGAAATGAGGCACATTCAATTTTCCACTTAATCGTATATTACGACTACTGATAGTTCATCAGTAGCGACACCTCTACCCTAAATCTAAATcttgcatacatatatacacggGTCCAGTCTAGAAAGTAGATCACTATTTGACTGCCACGTCGGGGGAAGCACTAGTGGCCTGGAACTTGGTCTCTAGAGCGGTGACCGTGCCCATATCGCCACACAACTTCCGGAAGAGGCCCACATATCCGAGGTCGCCGCAGGCCACTCGAATTGCCTTTAGGACACTCCACAAGGCCAGCACCAGAAAAAGAACCATGCAATACGGTTGTACGTGTGGCACAATGTTGACGTTGATCCACATCAGGGAGGTCACGAAACCGGGCAGCTGTCCCATTTCCTGAGTGGGACTAGAGAGTAATCATATGCACTCCTCTTGCAGAGGCAAAGTACTTACGAACTCATACCAAAAGCTGGGAATCATCATGTTGCTAAACCGACTTAGACGTGAGCTAAACCTCCTGAGATCCGGAATAGGAATGTTAGACTGGAAGCGGTATTTCTCCGTAACCGGAATTCCAGTGACCGGCTCCAGCAAAATGTATGGCTCGTGATCCTCCGCGTTGGGTGTGTATCCTTCGTAGTGCTGGCTCCAGTTGTAGCTGCTTCCGTAAAAGTGTGGCATCGAAAACGCAGAGGGGGCGTCATCTTTTGGGGGTAAGAATGTGTTCGATTTACCTAAGGAAACCTGTCGTTTTAAGGACGCAGAACCGTACTTATCACACACTGGGATACGTCGAACATTCCGTCGGGTAGCTTGACACCGTAGCTTGTGTCCAGGCAGCCGGGAGGCTTTTGATGTGACTGAAGCAGAGTGTAGCGGAAGGTATCAAGGCCGTTGTAGCGCTCCTGGCGCTGGTAGGTCAGCGGAAGGACCCGGCAGGACTCGATAGCCACTATGTTCAGCGGCGTATCCGGCTGGACAAAGGGCGGAAAGAGAGAGTTGTCCAGCGCTCCGGACACGTTAAAGGGGCAAGAGTTGGAGTCATACTGACGGGTGTGCGGAAGTTGTTCCCGGATGATCACCTCGCCATTAAGCGTCTCGAtgcgaaaaaagttttcaatgcCGCGCTTAGGGCCGATGTTGACCGTGTAAACCTCTTCCTTCTCCTTGAGAGCCTGCGGGAAAAATCTTAGCGGGGAACCAACAAGGAAGTCTTCAGGATAGACAAGGGACTTACGTTGTATAGAACAGCGACGTTGGGTCTTATGTTCGAGATCCTGGAGAGCGTTTGCAGCAGGGGACGCGTGAACTCCCAAAGGAAGTAGTATACGCTATCTGTAACAAATATATCCTCCATCATGAGCGCTGCATCAAAACCAAAGGCTGCAAGTGGCGCCGTATGCTTGACCTTCGTCGCTGCGCCCAGGATAACGTTGTTTGTGGAGGTAATGGTCCAGTTAAGGACGTCGGGTGCCACGCTCTCCTCCGGGAGGAATTCCACTACGCGGTATCGGTGCTTGCGATACCTAACGTTTGTCTCGTTGCTATCTAAGATGTCGTTGAACCCCACGATTCTGTACACAATGGGGCCGATCTCCTTTACCTTAAGCCTGTTATCACGACCGCTGCGGAACTCCTCGGCGTTGGTCACGTTGAACACATAGTTTTTCAGTTTCCCGAATGGCGAGTTTATCCAACTGTCCATGGTGGGCATTTCCTGGCGGAAGCGTATATATTCCCTAGCTACCAAGATGCGATAGTCCACACCACAAGACAACACGAAGAGGAATACATTGAGACCCGCAAGGATCAAACAGAGCAATATTTTCACCCACTGAACCGACTTCATTATTTACTAATAGTGGCTTTGACGGAATCCAGAGACGGGAGTAAATCGCGTCCGATCGAGGGAAAACACGCGATCCGTTTGAGTTGAATTCTAAATGCTTTCGGCAATGGCCGTGCAATCACTTATCACCAACCACCGCCTTCCATTTGCTCCTCTTGTTTCATTTGAATCAAAAtggaatgaaaacaaattttataaaatcaaatagCAGAAAGGTTATCACCAAAGCAGCGAGAGCTGACTAGGAATAACAGTGATAACGACGGACCTCTGACCCGAAAAATAGCCATAACGCAGATTGGCCATTGAATTGAGGGTAACTACTGAGCAGCCTCCAGAGATGCCCCTCTTCCCGGGTGGACCTCACCGGGATAGCACTGACCTTGATCGGGAGCAGGTGTGGATGACCAACCATGGAACAGGCGACTCTGCCTGCCCTGCGGTTTTGGCAAAGGCGAGCTTATCAGGCACAGACAGATCACTCTGCTCTTATCAGTGACGCGGGGGCAGCCACACGTGCAACGAAACAAATGACTCGCCATTAACGTCTGGCTTTGGCTGGTCTTTCTGATCCTCCCTGAGCTCAGAATCTCGTATTTATAGCTAATGTAGCCATATACATACTACTCATAATCCGGTCTGGTCCATCTACGATGTGCGATGTGAAaatactataaaattaatataaaggtCAATGGGTGCCCTAATTTTAGGTAGTAAAAATTAATCATTTAATGTGACatgttatttaattttaggTAGTAAAAATTAATCATTTAATGTGACATGTTATAAACTATCGAAAAGATGTAGCATCCATggccattcattcattcatgaCCATTTCTTTAAGGAAATTACAGGAGATTTCATTATACTAGCATTTTAGTGGGGTTGATttggttatatatatataaatatttatatgttttccAATTTAAATGGTGTAGTACAAGTTTGAAAccaatttatattattgtaGTTTTTTCCCTTGTTTGAAATTTCTTggtattgcatacttttgggatTGTGCACGAAATTCATAACTAAGGCCACCTTAAATTGTAGTTTTTAACTATTGAtaaaaatgttcttttttaaaatatattgaatactaattttggaaatatatttcttctcatgtaaaaatatcaatttatCCGATAAATTCTTGATCAGACTCCATCAAAACATACGAACACAATGAGGTGAATTATAATATAACTGAGTTATATAACAGCCAATTAACCATTTAGAAGAAGATTACGTGCACAGCTTGTGaatcatatatacatatgtatatggatTGCAGAAGATTACGGCCAATctctaattaaaataatatcgTGATTTATTGTACACATTAATGAATATAAATTGTACATTATATCGATAGTTATGTATTTATAgtatataaatttcatgtgCGGAACATGCCCAGCATTTGGTCTTATAAAGCACATTTGTATTCGAGGACGGAACTTTGCTTTATTTGAGAAACGTTTCGAGTTTTGTGACTTGATTGGACattcaatttcatttcaagGGCTTAAGAAAGCAAGAACGATCGATTGCTGTTTTGGTATAACAAATATTGTCTAAGTCGAAGCTTTGAGCCTTTAAGCGATCACGACCGTTTCGTTGGACTACACATCAAAATTTTTATAACGCTTACTTACACAGATAACCTACATACAATAcaatagatacagatacacatacaaatacatacaAGTCTTCCCAGCTCCATTTCTTTTAAACTACATAGAGGCAGATTCGTCCGCGGGGATGGGGGGTTTGGGATTAACATAGGGAGGTCGGATTGGGAATCGTTATAGGGATTGGGgatggaagtggaagtgggcAGGTCCCAGTTACTAGCTACGGCTTATACTACTACGAAGTCACCCGAAGATACTCGTACTGCGACCAGACAGCGACTAGAGCGTCTAGTATCTGGCGGGTTGGTTATCCTTGTTCTGCTTCTTGTTCATGTCCACCTGGGCGGTGGCCAGATAGTTGGACCCCTCCAGGTGCAGGGTGCTTTGCCGGTGCGAGTTGCGGATCAGGCAGAAGGTCGACAGCAGTAGTAGGATCACACCAAGCGTGCATAGACCGACGATTAGCGCCACGCGGATCTTAGGTGGCACTTGCTCCGCAAAGCGCATAAGGTCGGTGACCTCGTCGGGAAGGTTGTCGATGCCCTCCTCGAACCAAAGGATGGGAAAGATGATGTCCGGGAAGTTGGCTACCTGCTTGATGTCAAACACTTGGCTAACGGCCAAATTGATCTGGATACGGGCGCGTACTCTCAACGTAGTTCCCATTTTCTGCGAAAAAATGTCGTAAGTGTACGCCTGGGAGATGATTTTATCGGGTCTTACAGGTTGAACGTCGAAGAAAAACTGATGCTTTTCCTTCACAGGTGGCGAAATACCTTCTACTTGCGTCCTCAGGCTTTCATCGGCCAGGTAGAAATGCGGGAAGCTTAGCATGATGGGAGAGTCTGCAGAGAGCTTTTCTTTTGAATTTGATCGCTAATGGTATCCCACATTCATTCTCACCGTATTGACACAACGACACGTTGAAAAGTCCGTTGGGGGAGCATGACGGCTTGCCTGCGGGGCAGAAGCACATGTTGTCCGGGTGGCTGTCCACATCGGCGAAGACCCACTCGGGTGGTGTGAACCGGTATCCGGGCACCTCGTTGGAAGTCATTACTTCTTTCTCAAAGACCAAGGGCAGGAGGCGGCAAAGATCTTTGTCGTAAACATGCAGGATGCGATCGTGGTCAATGTGCGGTGGGAAGATGGAGCCATCGGTTCCCGCCAAAGTGTTGCATGCGTCGGTGGTCCAATGGGGTAGATGGGTGCGACCATTGAAGTTGTCAATGATGCCGTATCTCCTAATGTCGTCGACACCTGTGTTCACAGTTACTCGGTCGGAGGAGGTGCCGTTCTTGCCGTACAGCAGGCCAAACTCCTCGTAGGGCAGCTTTTGCTCTTTGGGCACGACATCCTTCGCCAGCTTGAGCAGCGGATCCTCGTAGCCCCAAAGCAACTGACCCACGGACACCTGAACGAATGGCTTGATCTTCAGTATGTCCATGATACTGGCCATGGCTAGACGCAGGAATCTGAACCAAGAAATTCAGGGTTAATAATGCGGACACACTTTTGAGTGGAGCTGTACTTACCGGGCCGCGTGCTTGCTCTGCGAGGTGGCGCTCAACATGGGAATGTTGGGTACAATAACCACGTCGTCTTCGGGCCCCACCGACAGATCTTCGCGGAACGAGTAGATCTTGCGAAGATTGTAGCTCAGCGTGCCATTGTCATTCTCTACGATGTTCACCTTCTCCCAGGTCTCGCTGCAGATGAGGTAATGGATTGAGCCAGATGGCTTTCATGCTACCAATTGTGATCTTTTACCTGTAAACGTAGGGTCCCACCTCATCGACAATGGCCTTGGAGCCGTTGCTGAGGAAGTCGTCCGCATTGGTTACGTTGTAGATGTACAGACTGATTCTGGGCTCCACTGGGGGCTTGGCCCACCATCCGAAGGTCTTGGCGCCGGGACGCAGGGCCACCATTCGGTCCACGACCGCATCGATCAGCACGGTGAATTCACAGGCCACCACAATGCCACCAATTATCAGCGCCGCCGCGACGACAATCGTAATCCCTGGAAAACCAATGCGAATTGTTTAGCAATTGTTCACCGATTGCATAAATTACTGGATAAGTGGGTTGAGTCATTTGATATTGGGTGGGGAAACGTGAACTGCGTATTGCCTTTAATCGGAACTCATATTTGAGTTGGCACTCGACCGAAAACGCTCGATTGCAATGTTTGGGATGGAACATCAATATTTATAGATCGCCGATCGAGCTTTGCGAATGATTCACTGACCCTTTGACCTTTAACTCCCAGTTCTACAATCTCCCATTATCTTTAAATACGGCCAATTAGTATGGATCGAATAACTATACACCAGAACTGGAAAGTCTAGTTAAAACTAACCGGATTTTGATATCCCTGCCAAGAGAACTTCGGAAATAAGAAAATTGCGGATAAGGGAATGCTCGGTAAAATAGGAAGTCACTTATAACTATGTACTCTGTAATAGATGATAGCATTTTGCTCAGATACCAGTCTAACCAGTCGAGTAAACAGGAACTATAATTTCGGTTCAAAACAAGAACGTGGCACGTGGAGTTATGACACCTATGCGATAGCTTAATAAATCGCCAGCTCTGAGTACCTGTGAATCCACTCGCAATGCAATGTTTGATTGGTTTATTACGATAACAATCTGGAAGTTATATGGTAATTTCTTGCATGGGAATGCTGCCGGCAATGGTGGGGGTGATTTGGAATTAACCTCCAGGTCTTATATAAATGGAATACTTACACCATTTTCGCAGATAGGTGCTGGAGAGTTTTGTGCAAAACTTGTGTTTCGGCCCGTTCATGTTGACCAAGTCGGTTTTGGTGTTGGGTGTGGTGGAGAGTGAGGAGCGATCCGCCTTGCAGTTGTTAactaaaatgcaaaataaaattatacatAAGGCATATCGCGTTGTTTTACAGAGACCTAGAGATACACGGACACACTAGCCGTAATACCGGTTAAATTGTAGTCTCAGCTCGTTAATCTATAGTGGCAGCCAGACAAACAGGAATTCAATACAGCATATTGATCACTGCGTTCTGAATGACATTGGGCCTAGGCCATCGCTTCGCGATCATGACTCTCAGATGGCGATCAATCTTTTCGTTTTGCCCAGTCTTTCCATATGCAACCGCCGTATTTTAAAGAGAATCCGAGGCCCACAGACCCAAGACACGTTTTGGGGCGTGTTAGCCTTGTGCTGTTTTGACATCGCTTTGTCAATATGCAGCACAAAAGCCAACAAAACCAATCCGGCAGTCCAACCCAACGGCGCACTGACTCCAGAACCTTCGAGTCAGCGAACTTTGTTCCAGCAGTCGAGTGCGCCCTTCCTGACAGAGACGGACCTTGCGCCATTAAGCGCTTTTTAATGGGCCAACAGGCTCGGTCTGCGCTGAGGTCAACCTGTGAGCTACCTTGACCGAGGCCAGGGCTGCGCAAGCGCGAAACACATGAGGTACATGTATCTCTCGTTCGTAAACCGagacatttttattattgacAATTCCAGCCACAGCGCTGTTCGccattattcatatttataaGCGAAGCCGAAAAAACCATGCAAATGAAGCGACATGACGCCAAATGGATTTCGGCAAATAGCCCGCATGCCATTTGCAGGCGTTGCACGGCCGTAGACAATAGAAACACTTTAATTGCGATCTGATCGAGTGGTCCCTTGACGTTCGATTCAGATCCTCCAAAGTGCATACAAACGGCCGTTTATCGATGCTATGTGGGATCCACGAAGTCCAGATGAAGTTATGTGGCTCGTACGCTCCACGAGTCGCCGATAATAGGGGTCTGATTCGTGGAGGCTCGCGAAAATGGCTAGTGATTTTACGATTTCTCCACTGTTTTAGCTAAAAGCGCTAAACTTTGCACTTTGAGTTCGCTCTAGCCTATCAACGCACACAGCCACGaagttttattatttgccGAGTTTACTGCGCTTTCCGAGCACCACAAGGTCGCACTTCTCCGCTTCTGGCTCTGCCCTCGCCCGCCGAACTCGAGCTGGGCTTAAATATTTGTGCTGTTGTTTTCGACTGGCTATTGGATCCACCATTGTTGGCATCGCCGCTAATGTTGCCGATGCCGATACCGATGCCCATTGAATACTAATTAACCAATAATTATTTCACCTCAAATGAATTTTCGGCGACACTGGTCGGTCAGGCCATTAATCAGTGATTTCAATTTCGGATTTGGCTACCCATGGCTTCAGCTGTTTGCCTCTTTGCCTGCTAATTGGGTTCTGCGTTCACGCCCCACTGGACTGCTTTGTTCCGAAAGGTGACTGCAACCGTGCAGCCTGCTCACTGCTCGGAATCAGTACCAGTCGGGCCCAAATGTTTACACAGGCCGTGTGACTCAGCGTTGCCAAGTGTTCACCCAGAACTTGAGCGACTCTTATCAGCGTCAAGCTCGCCGCGAAGTATGCAAATGTGTGAAACGGGAAACCCTAGACCCAACAACACCTTTCCATAACAATAGCGCCTCTCGGCATTCCTTCCAAATGCGATTTCTGATGTAAtggtttg carries:
- the LOC6618918 gene encoding lysosome membrane protein 2 isoform X2; amino-acid sequence: MNGPKHKFCTKLSSTYLRKWWITIVVAAALIIGGIVVACEFTVLIDAVVDRMVALRPGAKTFGWWAKPPVEPRISLYIYNVTNADDFLSNGSKAIVDEVGPYVYSETWEKVNIVENDNGTLSYNLRKIYSFREDLSVGPEDDVVIVPNIPMLSATSQSKHAARFLRLAMASIMDILKIKPFVQVSVGQLLWGYEDPLLKLAKDVVPKEQKLPYEEFGLLYGKNGTSSDRVTVNTGVDDIRRYGIIDNFNGRTHLPHWTTDACNTLAGTDGSIFPPHIDHDRILHVYDKDLCRLLPLVFEKEVMTSNEVPGYRFTPPEWVFADVDSHPDNMCFCPAGKPSCSPNGLFNVSLCQYDSPIMLSFPHFYLADESLRTQVEGISPPVKEKHQFFFDVQPKMGTTLRVRARIQINLAVSQVFDIKQVANFPDIIFPILWFEEGIDNLPDEVTDLMRFAEQVPPKIRVALIVGLCTLGVILLLLSTFCLIRNSHRQSTLHLEGSNYLATAQVDMNKKQNKDNQPARY
- the LOC6618918 gene encoding lysosome membrane protein 2 isoform X1, whose protein sequence is MQLDDILHINNCKADRSSLSTTPNTKTDLVNMNGPKHKFCTKLSSTYLRKWWITIVVAAALIIGGIVVACEFTVLIDAVVDRMVALRPGAKTFGWWAKPPVEPRISLYIYNVTNADDFLSNGSKAIVDEVGPYVYSETWEKVNIVENDNGTLSYNLRKIYSFREDLSVGPEDDVVIVPNIPMLSATSQSKHAARFLRLAMASIMDILKIKPFVQVSVGQLLWGYEDPLLKLAKDVVPKEQKLPYEEFGLLYGKNGTSSDRVTVNTGVDDIRRYGIIDNFNGRTHLPHWTTDACNTLAGTDGSIFPPHIDHDRILHVYDKDLCRLLPLVFEKEVMTSNEVPGYRFTPPEWVFADVDSHPDNMCFCPAGKPSCSPNGLFNVSLCQYDSPIMLSFPHFYLADESLRTQVEGISPPVKEKHQFFFDVQPKMGTTLRVRARIQINLAVSQVFDIKQVANFPDIIFPILWFEEGIDNLPDEVTDLMRFAEQVPPKIRVALIVGLCTLGVILLLLSTFCLIRNSHRQSTLHLEGSNYLATAQVDMNKKQNKDNQPARY